A portion of the Luteibaculum oceani genome contains these proteins:
- a CDS encoding glycosyltransferase: MDWFLILSFSIILFGYGLYALPLPRRKKLSDTIPREWPAVSFIIPAYNEQDFLQDKINNTLSCDYPTDKLEIIIAADGSNDDSETIVGGFKVRYENNGSRKGKGAAMNRAAQYASHDILIFSDANAMLNKGAIKEIVLPLLSDEYAMSSGEKKVIKKSEAENASAGEGLYWKYESYLKKRDDEFHTLVAAVGELFAIKKENFTTIPENVLLDDFFEAASVLLQGKKISYVPKALATEFGSLNFKEEIKRKIRIAAGGYQSMAMFKDLFNPIRDWKVCYLFIAHRVLRWTIIPLLYFLLPCYIIYQAVVSPNLVYITLAVASVAYFIASLFGLFINIANRKAPFFLNIPFYISLMNYCALHGAFRYINGIQSGAWEKVKRS, encoded by the coding sequence TTGGATTGGTTCCTGATTTTATCATTTTCTATCATTTTATTTGGGTATGGATTGTACGCCCTTCCTCTTCCAAGGAGAAAAAAACTCTCTGATACCATCCCTAGGGAATGGCCAGCAGTGTCTTTTATCATCCCGGCCTATAACGAACAAGATTTTCTCCAAGACAAAATAAATAACACCCTTTCTTGTGATTATCCAACTGATAAATTAGAGATTATTATTGCTGCTGATGGTAGCAATGATGATAGCGAAACAATAGTAGGTGGTTTTAAAGTTCGCTACGAGAATAACGGAAGTAGAAAAGGTAAAGGTGCTGCCATGAATAGAGCTGCACAATACGCTAGTCACGATATTTTAATTTTTTCCGATGCAAACGCCATGCTCAATAAAGGGGCTATCAAAGAAATTGTGTTACCTCTTCTTTCCGATGAGTACGCCATGAGCAGCGGCGAGAAAAAAGTGATTAAAAAGTCTGAAGCCGAAAACGCCTCAGCAGGTGAAGGACTGTACTGGAAATATGAATCCTACTTAAAGAAGAGGGATGATGAATTCCACACCCTGGTGGCGGCAGTTGGGGAACTTTTTGCCATCAAAAAAGAAAATTTCACCACCATTCCCGAAAATGTTCTTCTAGACGATTTTTTCGAAGCCGCAAGCGTTCTGTTACAAGGAAAAAAAATAAGTTACGTACCAAAAGCTCTAGCAACCGAGTTTGGCTCCCTTAATTTTAAGGAAGAAATAAAACGAAAAATAAGAATTGCGGCAGGTGGATACCAGAGTATGGCTATGTTTAAAGACTTATTCAACCCAATTCGAGACTGGAAAGTGTGCTATCTTTTTATTGCCCACCGTGTATTGAGATGGACTATTATCCCCCTTCTTTATTTCCTCCTCCCTTGTTACATCATTTATCAAGCTGTTGTAAGCCCTAATCTTGTTTATATCACTTTAGCTGTTGCCTCTGTTGCTTATTTCATCGCATCACTTTTTGGATTATTTATCAATATCGCTAATCGAAAAGCTCCTTTTTTCTTGAATATTCCCTTTTATATTTCGTTAATGAATTACTGCGCGTTGCACGGAGCTTTTCGTTATATAAATGGAATACAGAGTGGCGCCTGGGAAAAAGTGAAAAGATCATAG
- a CDS encoding O-antigen ligase family protein, producing MSATDSTFKRLVLMLGALILALIVSLCITKFGVTPAVALMAIPIGLIYVYWVVQKPMIGVYSTLIIAFFCLGLARYKDGTWGLLIDGTVALTLVATLLNTRIDKSLSKLSNVGFATTAIWFIATFLELFNPIAPTMAAWFYAVRGVSLYAILFLPACLWLLQDEKNIKGIIAAWLILATLGALWGIKQKYIGLDWAETAWINGPNGKTHMLRGKLRVFSFFSDSGQYSAVMCHASLVAFILFTGPFSKQKKAIFLAIALVTFYGLVISGTRGAFAVAAGGGLLYLLIIRNFRLFAAGLSGMILFFCFLKFTSIGSGIYDIQRMRTALDPNNPSLQVRIENQKLLAAYLVDKPFGKGIGSGGSWAKRFAPNSFLADVPLDSWYVKIWVETGVVGLALHIFLILVVTFYGARRVYLMDPSPYRTILNAMVSGYFGIAVASYGNQIYGQAPTGIIIIISIAILSTDITKNKEIAIRNNH from the coding sequence ATGTCGGCAACCGACTCTACATTTAAGCGCTTGGTTTTAATGCTCGGAGCATTAATCCTTGCCCTTATTGTATCTCTTTGTATAACCAAGTTTGGTGTAACTCCAGCCGTAGCATTAATGGCCATTCCTATTGGCCTTATTTATGTTTATTGGGTAGTACAAAAACCCATGATTGGTGTTTATTCTACTCTAATAATTGCCTTCTTTTGCTTAGGCCTTGCTCGCTACAAGGACGGAACTTGGGGATTACTAATAGACGGAACCGTCGCACTGACATTAGTAGCGACTTTACTGAACACCAGAATAGACAAGTCTTTATCAAAACTTTCCAATGTTGGCTTTGCTACTACCGCAATATGGTTTATTGCCACCTTCTTAGAACTATTTAACCCAATTGCACCAACCATGGCTGCATGGTTTTATGCAGTTAGAGGGGTGTCTCTTTACGCAATATTATTTCTTCCTGCCTGTCTGTGGTTACTTCAAGACGAAAAGAACATAAAGGGGATAATTGCAGCATGGTTAATTTTAGCAACCCTCGGAGCATTATGGGGTATCAAGCAAAAATATATTGGATTAGATTGGGCCGAAACCGCTTGGATTAATGGACCCAATGGTAAAACCCACATGCTTAGGGGTAAACTGCGGGTTTTCTCTTTCTTTTCAGACTCCGGCCAATATTCTGCCGTAATGTGTCATGCTTCATTGGTAGCTTTTATTTTATTTACCGGTCCTTTTTCTAAGCAGAAAAAAGCAATTTTCCTTGCTATCGCTTTAGTAACCTTTTATGGATTAGTAATCAGTGGAACCAGGGGTGCTTTTGCAGTGGCAGCCGGAGGTGGATTATTGTATTTATTAATCATTAGAAACTTTAGACTATTTGCCGCCGGGTTAAGTGGCATGATATTATTCTTTTGCTTTCTAAAGTTTACTTCTATTGGTTCTGGTATATACGACATTCAGCGAATGCGAACCGCCTTGGACCCTAATAACCCTTCGCTTCAAGTAAGAATTGAAAATCAAAAACTGTTAGCCGCATACTTAGTAGACAAACCCTTTGGAAAAGGAATAGGATCTGGAGGTTCTTGGGCGAAACGATTTGCTCCCAACTCATTTCTAGCAGATGTTCCCCTAGACTCGTGGTACGTTAAAATTTGGGTTGAAACAGGTGTCGTTGGCCTTGCGCTACATATATTCCTAATCCTAGTGGTAACCTTTTATGGGGCCCGGCGAGTCTACCTTATGGACCCCTCCCCTTACCGAACCATTTTAAATGCCATGGTATCAGGATATTTCGGGATAGCTGTGGCCAGTTATGGTAATCAAATCTACGGCCAAGCACCTACTGGAATTATCATTATTATTAGCATCGCAATATTATCAACTGACATCACTAAAAATAAAGAGATTGCTATCCGTAATAATCATTAA
- a CDS encoding GumC family protein: protein MNIFSWIRLFIRQWKYTILMPLIAAVLTVYFTRDIERTYKTNTLIYTAVGSGYDVLSDPMSKVDRFGTMLNFDNLIASINSRTCLENTALNLLAWRLTTGESYNTRAWNQEEQLLVKSLSEDILKKAREFSQEEMADYLLNAYQNNLDPQLVKFVESVPSNYNIDKIRSTLKVKQKMSSDMLELIFESNIPVVAKKTLDYLVISFRNTYLGIKNAEAQSVVDYYEQELNKVSNRLKLSEERLKNYKSQNKIIDFNEQTKSIANEKEEAQAELYNQQSQKEAALRALQKIESRINNQQPLYLFNKKLTPISEQLSSLDAKIASLEMIGDTSNTRYRSLKKEYRDLKSKSKEQLKTFNSGVGSGMTPPELMNTWLETTLELNRAEAKIKVIQNRIKSFEKTFEDFGPKGTVIKQLERDAELAEKEYAAVLQSYQTAVLKLKDTQLTNALSIVDPPFVPQNAQPSPRMKLVILAALVTFILFGSILIIVTYLDNSIKSIDRIKQFTNNEVIAAVPHYNYDTNEIDWEELKSNQKLNIGNSILAYFAQHPVSSTKTKFIGITSNHESEGKHFVAEMLCDELDRLMFNYKCYSPKPGKKFVQYNKDLLFNFLTFSSEQTASLNRVRKKLAEKLQLSGTEDFVIFIFPAFVSSEIPLPLLNDLDIQLKVVDATREWTKSDDYLHNLNSAPGDRQGMQIILNNMNPWEVEEIYGEIPRKRSWIRRTTKKLFGKLIKK from the coding sequence ATGAATATTTTCAGCTGGATTCGATTATTTATTAGGCAGTGGAAATACACCATTCTTATGCCGCTAATTGCCGCGGTGCTTACTGTTTATTTTACACGCGACATCGAGCGCACTTATAAAACCAATACGCTTATTTACACAGCTGTTGGTTCTGGTTACGACGTATTATCCGACCCTATGTCCAAAGTAGACCGCTTTGGAACCATGCTAAATTTCGACAACTTAATTGCATCTATCAACTCGAGAACCTGTTTAGAAAATACTGCTCTAAACCTATTAGCATGGAGGTTAACCACCGGAGAATCCTATAATACAAGAGCATGGAATCAAGAGGAACAACTGTTGGTTAAAAGCCTTAGTGAAGACATCTTAAAAAAAGCCCGTGAATTCTCTCAGGAAGAAATGGCGGACTATTTATTAAACGCCTATCAAAATAATTTAGACCCCCAACTAGTTAAGTTTGTGGAGTCGGTACCCAGTAATTACAACATAGACAAAATCCGTTCTACCCTTAAGGTTAAGCAAAAGATGAGTTCGGATATGTTGGAGCTCATTTTCGAATCGAATATTCCCGTTGTAGCCAAAAAAACACTCGACTATCTCGTTATTTCCTTCAGAAACACCTACCTAGGAATTAAAAATGCAGAAGCTCAAAGTGTGGTAGATTACTATGAGCAGGAACTAAATAAGGTTAGCAATAGATTAAAACTTTCGGAGGAACGACTTAAAAACTACAAGTCTCAGAACAAAATCATCGATTTTAATGAGCAAACCAAAAGCATAGCCAACGAAAAAGAAGAGGCACAAGCGGAGTTATATAATCAACAAAGTCAAAAGGAGGCAGCACTAAGAGCCTTACAAAAAATTGAATCGAGAATTAACAATCAGCAACCCTTATATCTATTCAATAAAAAGCTGACGCCAATTTCAGAACAACTCTCCAGTTTAGACGCAAAAATCGCCTCACTAGAAATGATTGGCGACACATCCAATACTCGTTATCGAAGTTTAAAGAAAGAATACCGCGACCTTAAATCTAAATCCAAAGAACAACTTAAAACCTTCAATTCTGGAGTAGGCTCTGGAATGACTCCGCCAGAATTAATGAACACTTGGTTGGAAACCACCCTTGAACTTAACAGAGCGGAAGCCAAAATCAAAGTTATCCAGAACAGAATTAAGAGTTTTGAAAAAACCTTTGAAGACTTTGGTCCAAAGGGTACTGTTATTAAACAATTGGAAAGGGATGCAGAACTTGCTGAAAAAGAATACGCAGCAGTTCTACAATCCTATCAAACAGCAGTATTAAAGTTAAAAGACACCCAATTAACCAATGCACTTAGCATTGTAGATCCCCCATTTGTACCGCAAAATGCACAACCATCTCCAAGAATGAAGCTGGTTATTCTTGCGGCCCTTGTAACCTTCATCCTTTTTGGGTCTATACTAATTATAGTAACCTACCTAGATAACTCTATTAAGAGCATTGATAGAATTAAGCAGTTTACCAACAACGAGGTAATTGCCGCTGTTCCACACTATAATTACGATACCAACGAAATAGACTGGGAAGAATTAAAATCCAATCAAAAGCTGAATATTGGAAACTCCATCCTCGCTTATTTTGCTCAGCACCCTGTATCCTCTACCAAAACAAAATTCATTGGTATTACAAGTAATCATGAATCTGAAGGGAAACACTTTGTTGCTGAAATGCTTTGCGATGAATTAGATCGCTTAATGTTTAATTACAAATGTTATTCCCCCAAGCCGGGTAAAAAGTTCGTTCAATACAACAAAGACTTACTTTTTAATTTCCTCACCTTTTCATCGGAACAAACTGCAAGTTTAAACAGAGTTAGAAAAAAGCTTGCGGAGAAATTGCAGCTATCTGGAACGGAGGATTTTGTAATATTTATTTTCCCCGCTTTTGTATCCAGCGAAATTCCACTTCCCCTTTTAAATGATTTGGATATCCAGTTAAAAGTAGTGGATGCCACGAGGGAATGGACAAAAAGTGACGATTACCTTCACAACCTTAACTCTGCGCCAGGCGACAGACAAGGAATGCAGATTATCCTTAATAATATGAACCCTTGGGAGGTTGAGGAGATTTATGGCGAAATCCCAAGAAAACGTTCCTGGATTAGACGTACGACCAAAAAATTGTTTGGGAAACTCATTAAGAAGTAA
- a CDS encoding glycosyltransferase, with protein MELLLIIATSITTLILIWCLACSLYLLLLSLGNSYPRRKKVFKKADKPIKKIHFLIPAYKNDAVLIKSVEKNFNILSKLTLDWEYVVLGDQLENETKSQLKSLGVVLFDVQLENPTKSRAINQWLEKTELEQGSFIFLLDVDNHLVEQNLHDFLLSVDREGADWYQFMRTAANQNSDIASLDAWSEMVNNKWFRTGAQKLGIRPALIGSGMLAPADSFENIHAKIDVTGGFDKWVEHYLIKQRIPLVYLPELQVLDQKTSNIDALQKQRTRWVSAQFETAKSLFAELLKALISLRITDFLKYAQLYLIPRVLHIFLSVALLFSFFLNENLGLLALVNLTALLLAIFWVTPISWFPKIAMAVVKNGSRIIWNYLSMGKDFKKAKEKFLVTDHGNSEDNSN; from the coding sequence ATGGAGCTCTTACTAATAATAGCCACTTCCATAACAACGCTGATATTGATTTGGTGCCTTGCTTGCAGTTTGTATCTATTGCTCCTCAGTCTCGGAAATTCCTACCCCAGAAGAAAAAAAGTATTTAAAAAGGCCGATAAACCGATTAAAAAAATTCATTTCCTGATTCCTGCGTATAAAAACGATGCTGTACTTATAAAGTCGGTAGAAAAGAATTTTAACATTCTATCCAAACTTACCCTTGATTGGGAATATGTGGTTCTTGGGGATCAGTTAGAAAATGAGACCAAATCTCAGCTGAAATCCCTTGGGGTAGTACTCTTTGATGTACAACTAGAAAACCCAACCAAATCGAGAGCAATAAATCAATGGTTAGAAAAAACAGAGCTTGAGCAGGGAAGCTTTATCTTTTTGCTGGATGTAGACAATCACTTAGTAGAACAAAACCTCCATGATTTTTTACTAAGTGTTGACAGGGAAGGTGCAGATTGGTACCAGTTTATGCGAACTGCTGCAAATCAAAATAGTGACATCGCAAGCTTAGACGCCTGGAGCGAAATGGTGAATAACAAATGGTTTAGAACAGGAGCGCAAAAGCTAGGTATTCGCCCCGCTTTAATTGGATCGGGAATGCTTGCCCCAGCAGATTCATTTGAAAACATACATGCTAAAATAGACGTTACTGGAGGATTTGATAAGTGGGTGGAGCACTATCTTATTAAGCAACGAATTCCGTTGGTATACTTACCTGAGCTGCAAGTTTTAGATCAAAAAACGTCCAATATAGATGCTTTGCAAAAGCAAAGAACCAGATGGGTTTCCGCCCAATTTGAAACGGCTAAAAGCCTTTTCGCAGAACTTTTAAAAGCACTCATTAGTCTACGGATTACTGACTTCCTTAAATACGCACAGCTGTATCTTATCCCTAGAGTTCTTCATATATTTTTAAGTGTCGCGCTACTATTCAGCTTCTTTTTAAATGAAAATTTAGGTCTACTAGCACTGGTTAATCTCACCGCCCTGCTATTAGCTATTTTCTGGGTTACTCCTATTAGTTGGTTTCCAAAAATTGCAATGGCGGTGGTTAAAAATGGCTCGAGGATAATATGGAACTACCTTTCGATGGGTAAAGATTTTAAAAAGGCAAAGGAAAAATTCTTAGTTACCGACCATGGAAACAGTGAAGACAATAGCAATTGA
- a CDS encoding glycosyltransferase family 4 protein gives METVKTIAIEAQRVTRAKKHGMDFVALNYINALGKNYPNHKFIVFTKKGDDDKIIPHLPNLRIIYIPNLPYPIWEQIALPYYCKKFKVDVLHCTSNTAPIFLKSKLVLTLHDIIFMESNPLKDGSLYQRFGNLYRRWIVPNLVKKAKSIITVSNYEKENIKRRWPKHEDKIETVYNAVNDHFWSFPSNEEINKAKELYQLPDRYFVFLGNTDPKKNVSNLFKAFYNLWKDFGDKTPKLVVPDYPASWLNEWFLENGADQNFKDFIFCSSYIHNKDLQCILTNAIAFLYPSKRESFGIPILEGFLSKVPVITSGVAAMPEVAGDAAILVDPLKPEDIKKALIQVLNQSSEERETIVEQGYLRAHQFNWDSSAKQLMAIYKRV, from the coding sequence ATGGAAACAGTGAAGACAATAGCAATTGAAGCACAACGTGTAACCCGTGCCAAGAAACATGGCATGGATTTCGTTGCGCTTAACTACATTAATGCTTTGGGTAAAAACTACCCCAATCATAAGTTTATTGTTTTCACTAAAAAGGGTGACGATGACAAAATCATACCCCATTTACCTAACCTCAGAATTATCTACATTCCCAATTTACCGTATCCAATTTGGGAACAAATAGCTCTACCCTACTACTGTAAAAAATTTAAGGTTGATGTGCTGCACTGCACCTCCAATACCGCGCCAATTTTCCTAAAAAGCAAGCTGGTACTTACCCTACACGATATCATCTTTATGGAATCAAACCCCTTAAAGGATGGTAGTTTATATCAGAGATTCGGTAATCTATACCGCAGGTGGATAGTACCCAACCTCGTAAAGAAAGCTAAAAGCATTATTACGGTAAGTAATTACGAAAAGGAGAATATTAAACGCCGTTGGCCAAAACACGAGGATAAAATAGAAACTGTTTACAACGCTGTTAACGATCATTTTTGGTCTTTTCCTTCAAATGAGGAGATTAACAAGGCCAAGGAGCTATACCAATTACCCGACCGGTATTTTGTATTTCTGGGGAATACAGACCCTAAAAAAAATGTAAGTAACCTTTTCAAGGCTTTCTACAATTTATGGAAAGACTTTGGAGACAAAACACCCAAGCTAGTAGTACCCGACTATCCTGCGTCTTGGTTAAATGAGTGGTTTCTAGAAAATGGAGCGGACCAAAATTTTAAAGACTTCATTTTTTGTTCCTCCTACATCCACAATAAAGATTTACAATGCATTTTAACCAATGCCATTGCTTTTTTATATCCGTCAAAAAGGGAGAGCTTCGGCATCCCCATTTTGGAGGGATTCCTTTCTAAAGTTCCAGTAATTACAAGCGGTGTAGCAGCCATGCCCGAAGTGGCTGGAGATGCCGCAATTCTTGTTGACCCTCTTAAACCAGAGGATATCAAAAAAGCTTTAATACAAGTTTTAAATCAAAGCTCAGAAGAACGGGAAACGATTGTTGAGCAAGGCTATTTGAGAGCCCACCAATTTAACTGGGACAGCAGCGCCAAACAACTTATGGCGATTTACAAACGAGTTTAA
- a CDS encoding glycosyltransferase family 2 protein: MLSVIIINYNTWDLTLKLAQSILDRNEISDTEVIIVDNLSDEKMPDSIQDSECLKIVFSKTNSGFAGGINQGAAIAKHPHICVLNSDVSLKDDEPFFGPLLKTLRDGKVALVSPKIIYTNDLKIQFAGFTPINPYTGRGFAIGYNEIDRGQYNIARKMPRAHGAAMMFKKSVWEETNGIAEKYFLYYEEMDFSAKLLKAGYEIWYQPKSTAYHIGSFTMDNNETPKTFYLNRNRIWYLRNNTSTTHLLISIPYLFVTGMIRGFLALLNGRIKKADYIFTGTFKGIFSKWSSY; this comes from the coding sequence TTGCTATCCGTAATAATCATTAATTACAACACCTGGGATTTAACCCTAAAATTGGCACAGTCGATATTAGATCGGAATGAAATTTCTGATACGGAGGTAATTATAGTGGATAATTTATCTGACGAAAAGATGCCGGACAGCATCCAAGATTCTGAATGTCTAAAAATTGTTTTCAGCAAAACGAATTCAGGATTCGCAGGTGGAATTAATCAGGGAGCCGCAATTGCTAAACATCCCCATATCTGTGTCCTCAATAGTGATGTTAGCCTTAAGGATGATGAGCCATTTTTTGGACCACTTCTTAAGACTTTGAGGGATGGAAAGGTTGCACTAGTCTCTCCAAAAATTATTTACACCAACGACTTAAAAATTCAATTTGCTGGTTTCACTCCTATTAATCCATACACTGGAAGAGGTTTCGCTATTGGCTATAATGAAATTGACCGAGGACAGTATAATATAGCCCGCAAAATGCCCAGAGCTCACGGTGCGGCTATGATGTTTAAAAAATCTGTTTGGGAGGAAACCAATGGTATAGCTGAAAAGTATTTTCTCTATTACGAGGAAATGGATTTTTCGGCCAAACTATTAAAGGCTGGATACGAAATTTGGTATCAACCGAAGAGCACGGCCTACCATATAGGCTCCTTTACCATGGATAACAACGAAACCCCAAAAACCTTTTACTTAAACAGAAATAGAATATGGTATTTGAGAAATAACACTTCCACTACCCACTTATTAATTTCTATACCCTACCTTTTCGTAACGGGTATGATTAGAGGATTTTTAGCACTTTTAAATGGTCGAATTAAAAAAGCCGACTATATTTTTACGGGTACTTTTAAAGGAATTTTCTCAAAATGGAGCTCTTACTAA
- a CDS encoding class I SAM-dependent methyltransferase, giving the protein MTDFISIGEISRAKSVEDLLDPRIQILTDYNEPEDIKRFLFIADHVKELNLSVPKVLDVGCGNGHISIGLARLGCEVTGIDIDAQSIATANEHYGELANFKVLDVAELGKFFSPEHFDLIVCSEVLEHLEQPTEMVKHLFPFLSKTGKLIVTTPNGFGPREVTVTKPVQKLYKLGFGRIIAMVKRLMGYRGATAQSSNPDLTHIQFFRKDELIEVVKQGGALKLIEFGNANYVEKAFPQSLWHKSNMEKKAKDCLRADQLPNEKASGWNTAWKK; this is encoded by the coding sequence ATGACGGATTTTATAAGTATTGGCGAAATTTCAAGGGCTAAATCAGTAGAAGATTTGCTAGACCCGCGTATCCAAATTCTAACGGATTATAACGAGCCAGAGGATATAAAACGCTTCCTTTTCATTGCAGATCACGTTAAGGAGCTAAACCTTTCAGTACCCAAGGTTCTCGACGTAGGCTGCGGTAATGGTCATATTAGTATTGGTTTAGCGCGTTTGGGGTGCGAAGTGACTGGAATTGATATCGATGCGCAAAGTATTGCTACGGCTAATGAACATTACGGAGAGTTGGCCAATTTTAAGGTATTGGATGTTGCTGAGTTGGGTAAGTTTTTTTCACCTGAACATTTTGATCTTATTGTTTGCTCCGAAGTTTTAGAACACTTGGAGCAGCCAACGGAAATGGTGAAACATTTATTTCCATTCCTTTCAAAGACAGGAAAATTGATTGTTACCACTCCAAATGGGTTCGGTCCAAGGGAGGTTACTGTTACAAAACCCGTTCAGAAACTATACAAATTAGGTTTTGGAAGGATTATAGCTATGGTAAAAAGGCTAATGGGTTACAGGGGAGCTACGGCTCAAAGTTCTAACCCAGATCTTACACATATTCAATTCTTTAGAAAGGATGAATTAATAGAGGTTGTGAAACAAGGAGGAGCGTTAAAGCTTATTGAATTTGGTAATGCTAATTATGTGGAAAAGGCTTTTCCACAATCCTTATGGCATAAATCCAACATGGAAAAGAAAGCTAAAGACTGTCTTCGGGCAGATCAACTTCCAAACGAAAAGGCAAGTGGTTGGAATACCGCTTGGAAAAAATAA
- a CDS encoding right-handed parallel beta-helix repeat-containing protein: MKNLLFYLFTLSTFYTLQAETYLLPNGEQILDGKDNYNFILPGDSIILQGSASFLIIRNFAGTKEAPIVFTNQKGSVFNIASEIGFGVSIQNSKHVILSGQKVGELHGIKVAVPNGSGIGVGYLSEEWELNGIEVGPTKSPGILAKTDPNCDFNSTREKFVQSGGKILNCFIHDTGTEGIYFGSTAYNGLKVNCNGKDTTLMPHFILNGEIAYNTVVNSGWDGIQMSSTLNGKVHHNTVLSDSRSNQSFQKNGIITGRGFSGEVYSNIVLNGEGNGIFSMGRDSLFYENNIIFNPGYSSRNGGQFGIYVSIDHGEAKYLQVNNNLIANPRFQAFHCILGSDLSDAIFVNNIISYNDSLHGKKIEDIISTPRAPLTLNATNHITEENNLYNYYYLNDSLDQRQNGFTVNQGTPLSLHNPLDYYDRNRIDISGKIDIGPFEYHPTTSIIKKGEIDRQCISALIQELKKGSAQLLIYHIDGKNYTGYPVEELKKGIYILTNIETGCSAVINNR, from the coding sequence GTGAAGAACCTATTATTTTACCTATTTACACTTAGCACCTTTTACACCCTACAAGCGGAAACATATTTGCTTCCAAATGGGGAACAAATTCTTGACGGAAAGGATAATTATAATTTCATCCTTCCCGGGGACAGCATTATATTACAGGGTAGTGCAAGCTTTTTAATTATCAGAAACTTTGCGGGCACCAAAGAGGCTCCCATTGTATTTACCAACCAAAAGGGATCTGTATTTAACATTGCCAGTGAAATTGGTTTTGGAGTAAGCATTCAAAATTCTAAACACGTTATCCTAAGCGGGCAAAAGGTTGGAGAATTGCATGGCATCAAAGTAGCGGTTCCGAATGGTTCGGGAATTGGGGTTGGATACCTCTCCGAAGAGTGGGAATTGAATGGTATTGAAGTTGGTCCAACCAAATCTCCAGGCATTCTTGCCAAAACTGACCCCAATTGCGACTTTAATTCCACACGAGAAAAGTTTGTTCAATCTGGTGGTAAAATTCTCAATTGCTTTATTCACGACACAGGTACCGAGGGCATTTATTTTGGAAGCACTGCGTATAATGGACTTAAGGTTAACTGCAACGGAAAGGACACCACATTGATGCCTCATTTTATTTTAAACGGTGAGATTGCGTACAATACAGTTGTCAATTCAGGTTGGGATGGAATACAAATGTCATCAACCCTCAATGGAAAAGTACACCATAACACCGTTTTATCCGATAGTAGATCAAACCAATCATTTCAGAAAAACGGGATTATAACGGGCCGTGGATTTAGTGGAGAAGTGTACTCCAATATAGTCCTAAATGGAGAGGGTAATGGGATTTTCTCTATGGGAAGAGATTCTCTCTTTTACGAAAACAACATCATTTTTAACCCAGGATATTCGAGTAGAAATGGAGGGCAATTTGGCATCTATGTGAGTATAGATCATGGCGAAGCGAAATACCTTCAGGTCAATAACAATTTAATCGCTAACCCTAGGTTTCAGGCTTTTCATTGCATCCTAGGCAGCGATTTATCAGATGCTATCTTCGTAAATAATATTATCAGTTACAACGACTCATTACATGGCAAAAAAATAGAGGATATTATTTCCACCCCTCGAGCACCTTTAACCCTCAATGCAACCAATCATATTACTGAGGAGAACAACCTATATAACTATTACTACTTAAACGACAGCTTGGATCAAAGGCAAAATGGGTTTACAGTAAACCAAGGGACTCCACTTTCCTTGCACAACCCCTTGGATTATTACGACAGAAATAGAATTGATATTAGCGGGAAAATTGATATTGGACCCTTTGAGTACCATCCCACTACATCCATAATTAAAAAAGGTGAAATAGACCGTCAATGCATTTCGGCATTGATCCAAGAATTAAAAAAGGGTAGCGCCCAGCTTCTCATTTACCATATAGATGGAAAAAATTATACAGGCTATCCCGTGGAAGAACTGAAAAAAGGAATTTATATACTTACCAATATAGAAACCGGTTGTTCTGCGGTAATAAACAATCGCTAA